The genome window GAAAATCAATCAGTACTAAGCAAAGAATGGATGAAATAATGGATGCTGCCAAACTTGCTGAAGAAGCAGGCCTCGACATCTTCGGTGTGGGAGAGCATCACCGGTTAGACTATGCTGTCTCGTCTCCGGCAGTAGTATTATCTGCAATTGCACAGGCAACAAAGCATATTAAACTAACAAGTGCTACGAGTGTATTAAGCACACTTGATCCTGTTCGACTATATGAAGATTTTGCTACATTAGATCTGATTTCAGACGGTCGTGCGGAAATATTGGCTGGTCGAGGAGCTTTCATTGAATCTTTCCCACTTTTTGGATACAGTACAAATGATTATAATGAGCTTTTTAGCGAGCATATGGATTTACTATTAAAGCTTAATGAAAACGAGATTGTATCTTGGAATGGAAAGTTTCGTTCCCCGTTAAATAACGCGGAGATCTCCCCTCGACCTGTCCAACAACAGTTACCAATCTGGATTGGAGTTGGAGGTACACCTGAAAGTGCTGCTCGTGCAGGAAGATTGGGAGTCGGGATGGCCTTAGCAATATTGGGTGGTGACCCAATGAGATTTAAGCCACTCGTTGATATATATAGAAGGGCAGGCTTACAGGCTGGACATTCACCGGATAAATTAAACATCGGAGTTACGGGACATGTCTATCTTGCAGAAACGACAGAAGAGGCAAAGGATGAGTTCTACCCATACTACTCCAATTATTGGAATTATGTTAATCGCCAACGTGGAATGGGGACAAAAATGTCAAGAGATGACTTTGAACAAATAGCTAGTCCTGAAACAGCATTGTTTGTGGGTAGTCCGGAACAAGTTGTGGAGAAGATTCTTCGACAACATGAATTATATGGACATACACGTTTCTTAGCACAAATCGATATTGGTGGAATCCCATTTGATAAAGTAGTGAGAAATATTGAATTACTTTCTACAAACGTTGCACCAATGGTAAAGAAAGCAATTGGTCAAAACAGATAGCTAGTTGTAAAGCAGGGCGTCTCCTGTGAATGGTGAGAATCAGTATATTGCAAATCCAACCCTGAATTCGTAAAAAATGAACATTTACGAATTCAGGGTTTTTATATTTTCTTAATTTCTTTAGAATCATATTTTTGCTAAAAAAATAAAATAATGGAGCTTTTGTCAAAAGTATGCATAAATAATAATTGATGATAAAAGGAGGAGAATTGATAAATTAGCTTTTGGATTACAGACTTTATAAATAAGGGAGTGTGAGCGGGATGGTATATTTAGGTCATAAACCTCAACTAAAAGGGGAAAAGGTTGTTCTTAGACCTTTTAAAGATGAAGACTTTCCATATATTGAGGAATGCTTAAAGGATTATGAAGTAATAAAACTGACAGGAAGCAGCTTGGACTTTGATAGGGAAAGAGAATCAATTCTGCATTGGTACAATACCAGACATGAACAAACCGATCGAATGGATCTTGCTATTGTTGACCAATCTCAAGGAATCCTAGTGGGAGAAGTAGTAATCAATTTATATGATGAAAAAAATCATAGTATGAATTTTAGAATACTTATTGGACCAAAGGGAAGGAATCGTGGTCTAGGAACGGAAGCAACTCAACTCATAATTGATTATGTATTTAAAAACACTACACTTGCTCAACTAACTTTAAGTGTTTTTGACTTCAATCCAAGGGCTAAGTATGTTTATGAGAAAGTTGGCTTTGTTAAAGATAGTATTGATGAAAAAGAACTGGAATTTGAAGGGAAATGGATAGACTCTATTAATATGAAATTAACAAGAGAAAATTGGGAGAAAAGTGTAAATCCTGCCACATAGATAAATCGGTTGAGCCCAAATTCTTCTTATTGTATGAAATGGACTGGTTTGCTGAATAAACATTGAGGGTGCTGGGATATTAGTACAGAGGTGAAGTTTATGAAAAAATTAAGTGTAGCAGCGATGCTAATCACTTTCATTACCTTTGTACCAAGCAATAATTACGCGCAAACAGTTGTGGAATGTCCAAAGATCAAACAATTAGAGGAGACATCTATTAAAGATAAGGATGAACTATTAAATGCACTCCGGATAATTGTTCATAATACTTACGAGAAAGATGATTATGGAGAACTGTTTTCAGAGTGGGAGATAATAACTTCTCTCCCTTTTCCGAAAACAGTTGGACAAGAAAATAATGAAGTCTATTATGAGATGGCAAAAAACTTTTGTGGAGAAGCAGTTGCTAATAAATCATGGTTAGTAAGATTGTATTTTCCTAAATGGGAAGGAAAAAGTGCCAGTGCGTCAGAAGGTCAGATCTTTCTATCAAAGAGTAAGGAAAAAGGATGGTTTGTTTGGTTTAGATATCACTAATTATATCATTAAAAGGCAGGGGAGTATCGTAGGCAATTTCCCTGCCACTAAAATTCATTGTTAATCCAATTCTAAAAAAGTTCCAACTCCTTCTTAAAAAAAGGGTTAGTTATCACTATTTACAATATATGGTAAAATGAACAAGGATTTATAGATAGGTAGTCCTAGAGAATACATACCTCTAGGAACTTTATCTGTTTTTAAAATGATGAAAGGATTGGTTTGAAGAATGAAAGGGTTAACAAAGACTTTTTATTTTATTATTGTCTTATTTATGCTAGCAGGATGTGGTGGCAATACAAACGAAGAATCTGCAACCGATTCTTTAGAAAAGAATGCTGCTGTCGAAACTGCAGAAGGTGATGCAATCGAAACAGAAGAAAGCACGTTAACAAGTGAGTTAGAGGAATCAGACATTGATGATGCAAATCATATCACTTCAGAAGAATCTGTATCGATTGAGTCGGATAGTATCATGCAAGAAAATAGTGAAACGAATGAGGTTGACAAGGAAGACGATGAAACACTATCCCAATATTCTAGTGAACAAATCGAATTTGCTCGAGTATGGAGGCAACTTGGACCAAATCAAGAGATAGATGTATTGGATGTTCAACATATTCCTGCGGGCACACTACTTAATCCTGATGATGGCACTGATGTTGGTTATCCAGAGGATGTTATTCAATTACGTGGTTCCCGCTTAGTAGATGGAATAGTGACCTATAGCGGAAATGGAGATGGCACAATCAATGTATACAACGTTCCATCGCGTTGGTATGGTGGATTTCCTCCTCCTGATGATATAGACAAAGAAAAAGTACGAGAAGATATGGAGGACATCATTAACAATACTAAGCTAGTGTACGTTGACCCAGGTGACGATAAAGAAATTATAGAATTAATCGAACTGCTAAATGTTCATTATTAAGCAAACGAGTAAAAGAGTGTACGAAAGTAAAAATCTAATAAGGATAATGAAACATTCACTATAGGAAAAAGGATGTCTAGATAACTAGACTGGTGGAGGAATACTTATGAAAACGTGGACAAGGGATATAGAAATAAATGCTCCGATTGAACAGGTGTGGAGCTATTTTGGCGGTTCCCTGGAAGAAATGCAAAAAATCATGCCACAGGTTGTCGATCAGAAGCCTGTTAAAATAACGGAAGAGATAGTTGGAAGTGTCTATCGTCAAAAATATAAAGAAGGTAAACGAATCGAAGAATATGATGTGGAAACACTGGAATATTTGAATGAACCGGATCATAGAAAGTTGAAAATTGGTTTTACACTTGCCAAAATGTTTGAAATCACCGCCCTCTATGAATTAAAAAAGCTAAATGAAAATAAAACATACTTAAAATATACAACTACTAATCGCCCATTAAAATGGTTTGTGAAAATCTTTTTAATCTTTGCATCCGATAAGGTGGTTGTTGAATTCCTGGAACGTGTGAAACGTGTAGCTGAAGCAGAAACACGTAATTCATAATCGTATGCATCTATTTATGCAGCAAAATTACGACTCGGTCATGAGCTGAGTCGTAATTTTGCCTCTATATTCTGTTGAGTTTTAATCATTGGATCAACTTCAATTATAACGATAATAGGGATGAAATGGACGATACTCGCAGTAGTGAGCAGTTGACTACTGTTTGTTTATTTTACTTCTTCCAATACAGTGTTTTTCGTTCTCACGAGAGACTCCATATAACGTCCTATTCGATTCATCGCAATCTCGATCTGTTCAATGGAAGCAGCATAGGAACAGCGGATATAGCCTTCACCAGATGCTCCAAATGCATTGCCTGGAACAACTGCAACTTTTTCCTCCTGAAGCAAGCCTTGTGCAAATTCTTCTGATGTCAACCCAGATTTTTTAATCGAAGGGAACACATAGAAAGCTCCACCTGGGGTATGGCACTCCAGCCCAATCCGATTAAGTGACTGAACGGTAAAGTTCCGTCTCCTCCAGTAGCTTTGCCGCATTTTCTCAACCTGCTCAGAACTGTTGCGCAATGCTTCAATTGCTCCCATTTGCAGCATAGTTGGTGCACACATTGTTGTATATTGATAAATCTTCACCATGACACTGATTAATTCCCGTGGTGCAGCAAGGAAACCTAAGCGCCAGCCTGTCATGGCAAACCCTTTAGAAAATCCATTAACTAGAATAGTCCGTTCATACATACTTGGAATGGACGCAAAACTGGTAAATTCCTGATCATATGTCAGTTCTGCATAAATTTCATCGGAAACGACTAGAAGATCATGTTTTTCAACTACGGCTGCAATTGCCGTCAGTTCGTCCTTATTCAGGCTTGTGCCTGTCGGATTATTTGGTGAACATAAAAGAATAGCCTTTGTCTTGGAAGTAATTACTTCCTCAAGCTGATCAGGTGTCACCTTAAAACCGTTATCTGCATTTGTTTCAACTCTGATTGGCACTCCCCCGGCCATTGTTACAATTGCGGCATAGGAAACAAAGGCAGGTTCGATAATTAGTACTTCATCCCCGGGGTTCAAGATGGCCCGGAATGCGAGATCAAGCGACTGACTGGCTCCAACCGTAACAATTATCTGATTTTCCGGCTGATATTCAACCTGGAATCTTCTGTTTAAATAATTGGAGATTTCCTGGCGAAGTTCCAGTAATCCGGCATTGGCTGTATAAGCTGT of Oceanobacillus zhaokaii contains these proteins:
- a CDS encoding LLM class flavin-dependent oxidoreductase, giving the protein MPTKETNGFEVGIYTLADIGPDPLTGKSISTKQRMDEIMDAAKLAEEAGLDIFGVGEHHRLDYAVSSPAVVLSAIAQATKHIKLTSATSVLSTLDPVRLYEDFATLDLISDGRAEILAGRGAFIESFPLFGYSTNDYNELFSEHMDLLLKLNENEIVSWNGKFRSPLNNAEISPRPVQQQLPIWIGVGGTPESAARAGRLGVGMALAILGGDPMRFKPLVDIYRRAGLQAGHSPDKLNIGVTGHVYLAETTEEAKDEFYPYYSNYWNYVNRQRGMGTKMSRDDFEQIASPETALFVGSPEQVVEKILRQHELYGHTRFLAQIDIGGIPFDKVVRNIELLSTNVAPMVKKAIGQNR
- a CDS encoding GNAT family N-acetyltransferase, with product MVYLGHKPQLKGEKVVLRPFKDEDFPYIEECLKDYEVIKLTGSSLDFDRERESILHWYNTRHEQTDRMDLAIVDQSQGILVGEVVINLYDEKNHSMNFRILIGPKGRNRGLGTEATQLIIDYVFKNTTLAQLTLSVFDFNPRAKYVYEKVGFVKDSIDEKELEFEGKWIDSINMKLTRENWEKSVNPAT
- a CDS encoding SRPBCC family protein; protein product: MKTWTRDIEINAPIEQVWSYFGGSLEEMQKIMPQVVDQKPVKITEEIVGSVYRQKYKEGKRIEEYDVETLEYLNEPDHRKLKIGFTLAKMFEITALYELKKLNENKTYLKYTTTNRPLKWFVKIFLIFASDKVVVEFLERVKRVAEAETRNS
- a CDS encoding aminotransferase, whose protein sequence is MSIDYQQYLSTTAMRLEPSGIRKFFDLAASMDDVISLGVGEPDFITPWNIREFAIEALRSGQTAYTANAGLLELRQEISNYLNRRFQVEYQPENQIIVTVGASQSLDLAFRAILNPGDEVLIIEPAFVSYAAIVTMAGGVPIRVETNADNGFKVTPDQLEEVITSKTKAILLCSPNNPTGTSLNKDELTAIAAVVEKHDLLVVSDEIYAELTYDQEFTSFASIPSMYERTILVNGFSKGFAMTGWRLGFLAAPRELISVMVKIYQYTTMCAPTMLQMGAIEALRNSSEQVEKMRQSYWRRRNFTVQSLNRIGLECHTPGGAFYVFPSIKKSGLTSEEFAQGLLQEEKVAVVPGNAFGASGEGYIRCSYAASIEQIEIAMNRIGRYMESLVRTKNTVLEEVK